From Anaerolineae bacterium, the proteins below share one genomic window:
- a CDS encoding Crp/Fnr family transcriptional regulator yields the protein MPSKSVTISTRTLADVPALARLSPDTLEHLAQQAIIVSRHKGEVFYRQGDPPSGLFALQEGRVKLYRQSRERVQILALLIPGECFGATSLPDDSPCPCSAEAVTPATAIYVPPEALRCLFETHPDLMITLLEMISNQLRQLAALVHDLAFRDVSARLARVLLARAHAEGEVTAEGLRIERVLSQQELAAMVGTAREVIYRAIRDFEQAGLLRQTRTEILILNPAALAAIAEREVR from the coding sequence ATGCCGAGCAAATCCGTGACCATCTCAACGCGCACACTGGCGGACGTACCGGCGCTGGCCAGGCTTTCGCCCGACACGCTGGAGCATCTGGCGCAGCAGGCCATCATCGTCAGCCGTCACAAAGGTGAAGTCTTCTACCGGCAGGGCGACCCGCCAAGCGGGTTGTTCGCCCTGCAGGAAGGCCGGGTCAAGCTTTACCGCCAGTCGCGGGAACGGGTACAGATCCTGGCCTTGCTTATCCCCGGCGAGTGCTTTGGCGCAACCTCTCTGCCGGACGACTCGCCCTGTCCGTGCAGCGCAGAGGCCGTCACCCCGGCGACGGCGATCTATGTGCCGCCGGAAGCGCTGCGCTGCCTGTTTGAAACCCACCCCGATCTGATGATCACGCTGCTGGAAATGATCTCCAATCAGTTGCGGCAGCTGGCTGCCCTGGTTCACGATCTGGCCTTCCGCGACGTCTCCGCCCGTCTGGCCCGCGTACTGCTGGCGCGCGCCCACGCAGAAGGCGAGGTCACCGCCGAGGGCCTGCGTATCGAGCGCGTGCTTAGCCAGCAGGAGCTTGCCGCGATGGTCGGCACCGCCCGTGAAGTCATCTACCGCGCCATCCGCGACTTTGAGCAGGCCGGGCTGCTGCGCCAGACGCGCACCGAAATCCTCATCCTGAACCCTGCTGCCCTGGCCGCAATCGCCGAGCGGGAAGTCAGGTGA
- a CDS encoding shikimate dehydrogenase — MAETRTVSGYTIVTKTTPTFYFIGVTTGKSSIMKVFPLWMRELGRPEIVIEGVDLKIHDEPQAYRQAVAQIKYDPLSLGALVTTHKIDLFQAARDMFDYADPYAQICGEVSCISKRNGQLEGHAKDPITAGLSLDAIIGKGYFGRTGGHVLCFGAGGSAVATLLHLINKPDAADRPRRFVVVNRSQGRLDSMKAMVEQLKTDIEVEYICNQDPVRNDAIMAAMPPYSIVINATGMGKDIPGSPITDAGLFPLNGIAWEFNYRGELDFMHQALAQVESRNIRVEDGWLYFLHGWTQVVAQVLHIDLDEALFQRLAAVAESARR, encoded by the coding sequence ATGGCAGAAACCCGAACCGTTTCCGGATACACGATCGTGACCAAGACTACCCCTACGTTCTATTTCATCGGCGTGACTACCGGGAAGTCGTCGATCATGAAGGTCTTCCCCTTATGGATGCGGGAACTGGGGCGGCCTGAGATCGTGATTGAAGGGGTCGATCTGAAGATTCACGACGAACCGCAGGCTTACCGCCAGGCCGTCGCGCAGATCAAATACGATCCGCTCTCGCTGGGGGCACTGGTTACCACCCACAAGATCGACCTTTTCCAGGCGGCTCGCGATATGTTCGACTACGCCGATCCTTACGCCCAGATCTGCGGCGAGGTCTCCTGTATCTCTAAGCGCAACGGCCAGCTGGAAGGCCACGCCAAAGACCCGATCACCGCCGGCTTGAGTCTGGACGCCATTATCGGCAAGGGCTACTTCGGTCGAACGGGCGGACACGTCCTGTGTTTTGGGGCGGGGGGATCGGCAGTAGCTACTCTGCTGCACCTGATCAACAAACCTGACGCGGCAGATCGGCCCCGACGTTTTGTCGTGGTCAATCGCTCGCAGGGGCGGTTGGACAGCATGAAAGCGATGGTCGAGCAGCTTAAGACCGACATCGAGGTGGAGTACATCTGCAACCAGGACCCGGTCAGGAATGACGCGATCATGGCGGCCATGCCGCCTTACAGCATTGTGATCAATGCCACCGGGATGGGCAAGGATATCCCCGGTTCGCCTATTACTGACGCCGGCTTGTTCCCGCTCAACGGCATCGCCTGGGAATTCAACTACCGGGGCGAGCTGGATTTTATGCATCAGGCGCTGGCCCAGGTGGAGTCACGTAACATTCGTGTGGAAGATGGCTGGCTGTACTTCCTGCACGGCTGGACGCAGGTGGTGGCTCAGGTGCTGCACATTGATCTGGACGAGGCGCTCTTCCAGCGGCTGGCGGCTGTCGCGGAGAGTGCCCGGAGGTGA
- a CDS encoding glycosyltransferase family 2 protein → MAQAVADISVVICAYTEARWQELVAAVDSVQRQSLPPREIVVVIDHNPALLARSREQFGPQSVVVVENRQAQGLSGARNSGIAAARGEVIAFVDEDAVAAPDWLERLSAAYADPAVLGVGGLIEPLWLAGRPAWLPEEFQWVVGCSYRGLPEATAPVRNLIGCNMSFRREVFEVVGGFRDGIGRIGTRPLGCEETELCIRVRQRWTEGVLLYEPGARVLHRVPANRGRVAYFTSRCYAEGLSKALVARFVGSRDGLASERSYTFKTLPHGVRRGLGEALLRGERAGLARAAMIIAGLAWTTAGYVVGRVQLWRFKPDHAGKALAGREQVYLETAP, encoded by the coding sequence ATGGCTCAGGCGGTTGCTGACATCAGTGTGGTCATCTGCGCTTACACGGAAGCACGCTGGCAGGAGCTGGTTGCCGCTGTGGATTCAGTGCAGCGGCAATCACTTCCGCCGCGGGAGATCGTTGTGGTCATCGATCACAATCCGGCGTTGCTGGCGCGCTCCCGTGAGCAGTTTGGCCCTCAAAGCGTTGTGGTCGTGGAAAACCGACAGGCCCAGGGGCTATCCGGCGCACGCAACAGCGGCATCGCCGCGGCGCGGGGCGAGGTCATTGCCTTTGTGGATGAAGACGCCGTAGCTGCACCTGACTGGCTGGAGCGTCTCAGCGCGGCTTATGCCGATCCGGCGGTGCTGGGAGTAGGCGGGCTGATCGAACCGCTATGGCTCGCTGGCCGCCCGGCCTGGTTGCCGGAGGAATTCCAATGGGTGGTCGGGTGCAGCTATCGCGGTTTGCCGGAGGCAACCGCGCCGGTGCGCAACCTGATTGGCTGCAACATGTCCTTCCGGCGCGAGGTCTTTGAGGTCGTAGGCGGCTTCCGGGACGGAATTGGACGCATTGGCACACGCCCGCTGGGCTGCGAGGAAACCGAGCTGTGCATCCGCGTCCGGCAGCGCTGGACGGAAGGTGTATTGCTCTATGAACCAGGCGCGCGCGTCCTGCACCGTGTCCCGGCCAACCGGGGGCGGGTAGCATACTTCACGTCGCGCTGCTATGCCGAAGGGCTATCCAAGGCACTGGTGGCGCGTTTTGTGGGCAGCCGGGACGGGCTGGCCAGCGAACGCTCCTACACCTTTAAGACGCTGCCGCATGGCGTGCGGCGTGGCTTGGGGGAGGCTCTGTTGCGCGGTGAACGGGCAGGACTTGCCCGCGCAGCCATGATCATCGCCGGGCTGGCCTGGACCACGGCTGGTTATGTGGTGGGCAGGGTGCAGTTGTGGCGTTTCAAGCCCGACCACGCCGGGAAGGCGTTGGCTGGCAGGGAACAGGTTTACTTGGAGACGGCGCCGTAA
- a CDS encoding glycosyltransferase family 2 protein: MELSIASSMFASNWTRRQTAAGTPPYATPERAGGIKVSVIIPAMNEAENLPYVLPRIPQWVHEVILVDGHSKDNTIEVARQLHPGIRILMQEGRGKGAALRTGFAAATGDIIVMLDADGSTDPGEIPSYIGPLLAGADFVKGSRFLQGGGTADMELYRRLGNLAFVLMVRVLCGGNYSDLCYGYNAFWAHVVPVLDLDADGFEIETLMNVRALLRGLRVAEVPSFEARRIHGQSNLKTIPVGIRVLKTILRERFLTRRPPTVVEEPVGAVAASQYLDAGR; the protein is encoded by the coding sequence ATGGAACTCTCAATTGCCTCTTCAATGTTCGCCAGCAACTGGACTCGCCGCCAGACCGCGGCGGGAACGCCGCCCTACGCGACCCCTGAACGGGCCGGGGGAATCAAGGTCAGTGTGATCATCCCGGCGATGAACGAAGCCGAGAACCTGCCGTATGTCCTGCCGCGCATCCCGCAGTGGGTGCACGAGGTCATCCTGGTTGACGGGCACTCCAAAGACAACACGATTGAGGTTGCCCGCCAGTTGCATCCGGGCATCCGCATCCTGATGCAGGAAGGGCGCGGCAAGGGCGCTGCTCTGCGCACCGGCTTCGCTGCCGCGACCGGCGACATCATCGTGATGCTCGACGCGGATGGCTCCACCGATCCGGGCGAAATTCCGTCCTACATTGGCCCGCTACTGGCCGGGGCGGATTTTGTCAAGGGGTCGCGCTTCCTGCAGGGCGGTGGCACCGCCGACATGGAACTGTATCGGCGGCTGGGCAACCTGGCCTTTGTCCTGATGGTTCGCGTGCTGTGTGGCGGCAACTACTCTGATCTGTGCTATGGCTATAACGCCTTCTGGGCGCATGTCGTCCCGGTGCTTGATCTGGATGCCGATGGCTTCGAGATCGAGACACTGATGAACGTGCGCGCCCTGCTGCGCGGCCTGCGGGTAGCAGAAGTGCCCAGCTTCGAAGCGCGGCGCATCCACGGCCAGAGCAACCTCAAAACGATCCCGGTGGGCATCCGCGTCCTCAAGACGATCCTGCGGGAACGCTTCCTGACCCGCCGTCCGCCGACGGTTGTCGAGGAGCCGGTCGGCGCGGTGGCGGCGAGTCAGTACCTGGATGCCGGGCGCTAA
- a CDS encoding aminoglycoside phosphotransferase family protein, with protein MGVNASALGLQWMPRLGKSWRRWINRHALRRVVGMAPAILRALPPLPGLPGPETWRVGRVDWTLTDVIVLAVGPEGSAPAAIIKLPCSATGTESLRCQAAILSMLRADERLTAWLALTPEPLASGQLDGQPYFVERALPGIEARLLLHDRAADERLHRAALRTITQLHRRTAAEVRVDAEALERWVERPMGALLRVVVNRPRARLHEGALERVREELHAFLTGQTLTVSWIHGDFWASNLLVRADGSAINGIVDWDRAAPQELPAFDILHLLLQRRKLLAGQREMGPTVSGLLRGEGWTPMERVLLTESVVAPAVETESGHALLLLYWLHYLALYLAQNPARAWDEGWVSKNLEVVLQCL; from the coding sequence ATGGGCGTCAATGCATCAGCGCTGGGCCTGCAATGGATGCCGCGGCTGGGCAAATCCTGGCGGCGCTGGATCAACCGCCATGCGCTGCGCCGGGTCGTGGGGATGGCCCCGGCTATCCTGCGGGCGCTCCCGCCGCTGCCGGGGTTGCCCGGGCCGGAGACCTGGCGGGTGGGGCGGGTCGACTGGACGCTGACCGACGTGATCGTGCTGGCGGTCGGGCCGGAGGGTAGTGCACCGGCGGCCATCATCAAACTGCCGTGCAGCGCCACCGGGACGGAAAGCCTGCGCTGCCAAGCAGCGATCCTGAGCATGCTGCGTGCCGATGAGCGCCTGACTGCCTGGCTGGCTCTGACTCCGGAGCCGCTGGCGAGCGGCCAGCTTGACGGCCAGCCCTATTTTGTCGAGCGTGCCCTGCCCGGCATCGAAGCGCGCCTGTTGCTGCATGACCGAGCCGCCGACGAGCGCCTGCATCGCGCCGCCCTCCGGACCATTACCCAGCTACATCGGCGCACGGCAGCTGAGGTTCGGGTCGATGCGGAAGCACTTGAGCGCTGGGTCGAGCGGCCAATGGGCGCGTTGTTGCGGGTGGTGGTCAACCGGCCGCGCGCCCGTCTGCATGAGGGGGCGCTGGAGCGTGTGAGGGAGGAATTGCACGCTTTCCTGACCGGCCAGACGCTGACGGTAAGCTGGATTCACGGCGATTTCTGGGCCAGCAACCTGCTGGTCAGGGCCGATGGCAGCGCAATCAACGGCATTGTGGACTGGGATCGCGCCGCACCGCAGGAATTGCCAGCGTTCGACATCCTGCACCTGCTCCTCCAGCGGCGTAAGCTGCTGGCCGGGCAGCGGGAGATGGGGCCGACCGTTAGCGGTCTGCTGCGCGGCGAAGGCTGGACGCCAATGGAGCGGGTGCTGCTGACCGAGTCGGTCGTTGCCCCGGCTGTTGAGACTGAATCCGGGCACGCCCTGTTGCTGCTGTACTGGTTGCATTATCTGGCACTGTATCTGGCTCAGAATCCGGCCCGTGCCTGGGATGAGGGCTGGGTTTCCAAAAACCTTGAGGTGGTACTGCAATGTCTGTAG
- the nosZ gene encoding Sec-dependent nitrous-oxide reductase produces the protein MKTHVSRFSLALTVIAVIVTAFFTSTLRPGSGATAQGPDWQTIAQQRGLTEEDLRAAAMTYTPSGMLDEFILFASGGQSGQVLVIGVPSMRLLRTIAVFTPEPWQGYGYGAMEEVLAGGNIGDQQALWGDSHHPALSETGGLYDGQWLFINDKANGRIAVIDLRDFETKQIVKNPLFLNDHGGAFVTPNTEYVIEGGQYAMPLGGAYAPISDYESAYRGLVTFWAFDRQTGRIDPSRSFALELPPYWQDLCDAGKLVSEGWIFCNSFNTELATGGIEKGNPPFEAGASRGTTDFLHIINLKAAEQVFQSGQTVEINGMQVIPLDVAVQNNLLYFTPEPRSPHGVDVAPQGDFIVISGKLDPHVSIYSWARIQAAIAAGPAETDAYGVPILALEDVLEAQVEVGLGPLHTQFDDQGYAYTSLFLDTAVARWSMGAEGYRPQDGWTLQGTIPVQYNIGHLVVAGGDTIAPDGRYLVALNKWSVDRFNNLGPLLPQNFQLIDISQPGSQMQLLYDMPITAAEPHYSQIIRADRLNAWEVYPEVGWDPITQSVDPNAVAPGTEGITRDGNHVTVRMTAVRSHFNPEHVEIQAGDHVTWTITSLERARDATHGFAIPYYGINLSLEPGETVTFEFEATQPGVFSYYCTEFCSALHLEMAGYMLVQPQ, from the coding sequence ATGAAGACGCATGTATCCCGCTTCAGCCTCGCCCTGACGGTCATCGCCGTCATCGTCACTGCCTTCTTCACCAGCACGCTCCGGCCCGGCTCTGGGGCCACCGCCCAGGGTCCGGACTGGCAGACCATCGCCCAGCAACGCGGTCTGACCGAAGAAGACCTGCGCGCCGCTGCCATGACCTACACTCCCAGCGGTATGCTGGACGAGTTCATCCTTTTTGCCTCCGGTGGCCAAAGCGGGCAAGTACTGGTGATCGGCGTGCCTTCCATGCGCCTGCTGCGCACCATCGCTGTGTTCACCCCGGAACCCTGGCAGGGCTACGGCTACGGGGCGATGGAAGAAGTCCTCGCCGGTGGCAACATTGGTGATCAGCAAGCCCTGTGGGGCGATTCGCATCACCCCGCCCTCAGCGAAACCGGCGGTCTGTATGACGGCCAATGGCTGTTCATCAACGACAAGGCCAACGGACGCATCGCTGTAATTGACCTGCGCGACTTTGAAACCAAGCAGATCGTCAAGAACCCCCTGTTCCTCAACGACCATGGCGGCGCGTTCGTCACGCCCAACACCGAGTACGTGATTGAAGGCGGGCAATACGCCATGCCGCTTGGCGGCGCCTACGCGCCAATCAGCGACTACGAATCCGCCTACCGCGGCCTGGTAACCTTCTGGGCTTTTGACCGGCAGACTGGCCGCATCGACCCGAGTCGTTCCTTCGCGCTGGAACTCCCACCGTACTGGCAGGACCTGTGCGACGCCGGCAAGCTGGTCTCTGAAGGTTGGATCTTCTGCAACTCGTTCAACACAGAACTGGCCACCGGCGGCATTGAAAAGGGCAACCCTCCGTTTGAGGCCGGGGCCAGCCGCGGCACAACCGACTTTCTGCACATCATCAACCTCAAGGCCGCCGAGCAGGTCTTCCAATCCGGCCAGACGGTCGAGATCAACGGCATGCAGGTCATCCCCCTGGATGTTGCCGTGCAGAACAACCTGCTGTACTTCACGCCAGAGCCGCGCAGTCCACACGGGGTGGATGTCGCGCCACAGGGCGACTTCATCGTCATCTCCGGCAAACTGGACCCCCATGTTTCCATCTATAGCTGGGCGCGCATCCAGGCCGCTATCGCCGCCGGGCCAGCGGAGACCGACGCCTACGGCGTCCCGATTCTGGCTCTGGAAGATGTGCTGGAAGCCCAGGTTGAGGTCGGGCTTGGCCCGTTGCATACCCAGTTTGATGATCAGGGGTATGCCTATACCAGCCTGTTCCTAGATACCGCTGTCGCCCGCTGGAGCATGGGCGCAGAGGGCTACCGGCCTCAAGACGGCTGGACCCTGCAGGGCACTATCCCCGTCCAGTACAACATCGGCCATCTAGTCGTCGCTGGCGGCGACACAATCGCCCCAGATGGCCGCTATCTGGTGGCGCTGAACAAGTGGTCAGTTGACCGCTTCAATAACCTGGGGCCGCTCTTGCCGCAAAACTTCCAGCTCATCGATATCAGCCAGCCCGGCAGCCAGATGCAACTGCTCTACGACATGCCGATCACAGCAGCCGAACCACATTACTCCCAGATCATCCGCGCCGACCGACTCAACGCCTGGGAGGTCTACCCGGAAGTGGGCTGGGACCCGATCACCCAGAGTGTCGATCCGAACGCCGTGGCACCCGGTACGGAGGGCATCACCCGCGACGGCAACCATGTCACCGTGCGGATGACCGCCGTCCGCAGCCACTTCAACCCGGAGCATGTCGAAATCCAGGCGGGCGATCATGTGACCTGGACGATCACCAGCCTGGAACGCGCTCGCGACGCCACACACGGCTTCGCCATCCCTTACTACGGCATCAACCTGAGCCTGGAGCCGGGGGAGACAGTCACGTTCGAGTTCGAAGCGACACAGCCGGGTGTCTTTAGCTACTACTGCACCGAGTTCTGCTCCGCGCTGCATCTGGAGATGGCCGGCTATATGCTCGTCCAGCCCCAGTAG
- a CDS encoding Crp/Fnr family transcriptional regulator produces the protein MNTPSIEEELKGITALSGIAPERLAELAKMMIRRTYAPGEIIFLEGEPATGIWFIARGRVRIIKQSLQGRTQALCLASAGKCFGTCPLFNQETNPANAQAVDEVVLLILPRHAFQHIIQYEPRLVAALLQLYSRHYANLARLSEGLGAWSITTRINDCLLMYAEWDTTPPLIRLTHERLANLAGTVREVVTRHLARLENEGIVHLEPGQIALLKPERLEGVCLAEKE, from the coding sequence GTGAATACCCCTTCCATTGAAGAAGAGCTTAAGGGCATCACTGCGCTCAGCGGCATCGCGCCAGAACGCCTGGCCGAACTGGCGAAGATGATGATCCGCCGCACCTATGCTCCGGGGGAGATCATCTTCCTGGAGGGTGAGCCGGCCACCGGCATCTGGTTCATTGCCAGGGGGCGTGTGCGGATCATCAAACAGTCACTGCAGGGACGCACTCAGGCCCTTTGCCTGGCCAGCGCCGGCAAATGCTTTGGCACCTGTCCGCTGTTCAACCAGGAAACCAACCCCGCCAATGCACAAGCGGTCGATGAGGTTGTCCTGCTCATCCTGCCACGCCACGCCTTTCAGCACATCATTCAATATGAGCCGCGCCTGGTGGCGGCCCTGCTCCAGCTCTATAGCCGCCACTATGCCAATCTGGCACGTCTGAGCGAAGGACTCGGCGCCTGGAGCATCACTACTCGGATCAACGACTGCCTGCTGATGTACGCCGAATGGGACACCACGCCGCCGCTGATCCGCCTGACCCATGAGCGACTGGCCAACCTGGCCGGGACCGTCCGCGAAGTGGTGACCCGCCACCTGGCGCGGCTGGAGAACGAGGGAATCGTCCACCTCGAACCAGGCCAGATCGCCCTGCTCAAGCCCGAAAGACTCGAAGGCGTATGCCTGGCCGAAAAGGAATAA
- a CDS encoding flippase — protein MSTAAQSLPVVAAQAAPAEAHSATAHHIRGSSLLLVGKLLAQVMEFGAQVLLVRALSKADFGAFSYALSFALLCKGIAMFGLPDTLSRFIPLYREHRQHDRLLGALVLAFATVIGLGLVIATGLNVGINVFDLKPTDDPAALSLLAIMAFLIPIEALDGLLTNLFAAFASPRVIFFRQSVLGPGLRLALVVALTALQADVLFLTIGYLLISLVGMALYGVMFARTLRGQGWLAGLQLRALRYPVREIYGFAVPLLASVLVWLVIESSDALLLGYFHNTEAVASFRAVLPMARLNQGVILTFALLYTPLAARLYARRDHGALADLYWQTALWMTVLSLPIFLLTFCFAGTMTVQVYGPRYADSVPIMALLSLGYFFHTVLGFNGLTLKVYGRLRFTVAVDVAATVVNVIVNLALIPPYGVLGAAVGSASTLIVHNLLKQYGLWRYTGISLFRRQYAVVYGTAALVALALLGLQIALLPESLPLAVLLGAAGSLVVLAVSWRALAVEQMFPELGRWPLVRSARRVFTRVG, from the coding sequence ATGAGTACAGCCGCCCAATCCTTGCCTGTCGTGGCGGCGCAGGCGGCGCCCGCAGAAGCGCATAGCGCTACCGCCCACCACATCCGCGGATCGAGCTTGCTGCTGGTGGGCAAGCTCCTGGCTCAGGTGATGGAGTTCGGGGCGCAGGTGTTGTTGGTGCGCGCCCTGAGCAAGGCCGACTTTGGCGCCTTCAGCTATGCGCTGTCCTTCGCCCTGCTGTGCAAAGGGATCGCGATGTTCGGCCTGCCGGATACCCTCTCGCGCTTCATCCCGCTATACCGCGAGCATCGCCAGCATGATCGGCTGCTCGGCGCCCTGGTTCTGGCCTTTGCCACCGTGATCGGACTGGGATTGGTCATAGCCACCGGTCTCAACGTGGGGATCAACGTCTTTGACCTCAAGCCCACTGACGACCCGGCGGCGCTGAGCTTGCTGGCGATCATGGCCTTCCTGATTCCGATTGAGGCCCTGGACGGGCTGTTGACCAATCTGTTCGCGGCTTTTGCCAGCCCACGGGTGATCTTCTTCCGCCAGTCGGTGCTGGGGCCGGGGTTGCGGCTGGCGCTGGTGGTGGCTCTGACCGCTCTGCAGGCTGACGTGCTGTTCCTGACGATCGGGTACCTGCTGATCAGTCTCGTTGGTATGGCGCTGTACGGGGTGATGTTCGCCCGCACCCTGCGCGGGCAGGGCTGGCTGGCCGGGCTGCAGCTGCGCGCCCTGCGCTACCCGGTCCGCGAAATCTATGGCTTCGCCGTCCCGCTGCTGGCTTCGGTGCTGGTCTGGCTGGTGATCGAGTCTTCAGACGCGCTGCTGCTGGGTTACTTCCACAATACGGAGGCGGTGGCCAGCTTCCGCGCCGTGTTGCCGATGGCCCGCCTGAACCAGGGCGTGATCCTGACCTTTGCCCTGCTATACACGCCGCTGGCGGCGCGCCTGTACGCCCGGCGCGACCATGGCGCCCTGGCCGATCTGTACTGGCAGACGGCGCTGTGGATGACCGTGCTTTCGCTGCCGATTTTCCTGTTGACCTTCTGCTTTGCCGGGACGATGACGGTGCAGGTGTACGGCCCGCGCTACGCCGATTCAGTGCCGATCATGGCGCTGCTCTCGCTGGGCTATTTCTTCCACACGGTGCTGGGCTTTAACGGGTTGACGCTTAAGGTATACGGGCGGCTGCGCTTCACGGTGGCTGTGGATGTAGCCGCTACCGTGGTCAACGTGATCGTCAACCTGGCGTTGATCCCTCCCTATGGCGTTCTGGGGGCGGCGGTCGGCTCAGCCTCGACACTAATTGTGCATAATCTGCTCAAGCAGTATGGCCTGTGGCGCTACACCGGCATCTCTCTATTCCGCCGCCAGTACGCGGTCGTCTATGGCACGGCTGCCCTGGTGGCGCTGGCGCTGCTGGGCCTGCAGATCGCCCTCCTGCCTGAAAGCCTGCCGCTGGCGGTGCTGCTGGGGGCGGCGGGCAGCCTGGTTGTGCTGGCCGTGAGCTGGCGGGCGCTGGCCGTTGAGCAGATGTTCCCGGAACTGGGCCGCTGGCCGCTGGTGCGTAGCGCCCGGCGTGTGTTCACCCGTGTGGGTTGA
- a CDS encoding glycosyltransferase family 4 protein, whose amino-acid sequence MTTDTPLRVLQVTARYLPLVGGTEMHTYQVASRLATSGIDVTVLTTDRGGQLLPVEEIAGVSVRRVRAWPSGRDYYFAPDLIPVITEERWDVVHCQGYHTLVAPLAMLAALRARIPYVLTFHSGGHSSRLRQALRGAQIGLLRPLLVRASRLIAVSEFERRHFSALLRLPAGRIVVIPNGSDLPRLPRQPAAVPARLIVSVGRLERYKGHQRVIAALPGVLAHQPEARLQIVGSGPYEPELRRLAAKLGVAERVEIGAISGADREAMARLLASAGVVALLSDYESQGLGATEALSLGCPLLVNDASALSDLTRYPLVRAVPPDAGPEAVARALLELLALEREANAGGIVLPTWEACTADLLALYQSIVRPGGGDVPRRTPLLQEAPDVAR is encoded by the coding sequence ATGACAACTGATACCCCCCTGCGTGTGCTGCAGGTGACCGCCCGCTATCTTCCGCTGGTGGGTGGTACTGAGATGCACACCTACCAGGTAGCCAGCCGGCTGGCTACCAGTGGGATAGATGTTACCGTACTCACCACTGACCGCGGAGGCCAGTTACTACCTGTTGAGGAAATAGCGGGCGTGTCGGTGCGGCGGGTGCGGGCCTGGCCGTCGGGGCGCGATTACTATTTCGCGCCGGACCTGATCCCCGTGATCACGGAGGAGCGCTGGGATGTGGTGCATTGCCAGGGCTACCATACCCTGGTTGCGCCGCTGGCCATGCTGGCGGCCCTGCGCGCCCGGATACCGTATGTGCTCACCTTCCACAGCGGCGGGCATTCCTCCCGGCTGCGCCAGGCGTTGCGCGGCGCCCAGATCGGCCTGTTACGCCCGTTGCTGGTCCGTGCCAGCCGCCTGATCGCTGTCTCGGAGTTTGAGCGCCGCCACTTCAGTGCGCTGCTGCGGCTGCCCGCCGGCCGAATCGTTGTGATCCCGAACGGCTCTGACCTGCCACGCCTCCCCCGGCAACCGGCTGCCGTGCCCGCCAGGCTGATCGTCTCGGTAGGACGCCTGGAGCGCTACAAAGGCCACCAGCGCGTGATCGCCGCTCTGCCCGGTGTGCTGGCCCACCAGCCGGAAGCCCGGCTGCAGATTGTCGGCAGCGGGCCATACGAGCCAGAACTGCGGCGGCTGGCGGCTAAGCTTGGCGTGGCGGAACGCGTGGAGATCGGGGCGATCTCCGGCGCGGATCGCGAGGCGATGGCCCGCCTGCTGGCCAGCGCCGGCGTGGTGGCCCTGCTGAGCGACTACGAATCTCAAGGTCTTGGTGCAACCGAGGCGCTGTCGCTGGGCTGCCCGCTGCTGGTGAATGATGCTTCGGCGCTGAGCGATCTGACCCGCTACCCACTGGTGCGGGCCGTCCCGCCGGACGCCGGGCCGGAGGCGGTGGCCAGGGCGTTACTGGAGCTGCTGGCGCTGGAGCGCGAGGCGAACGCAGGCGGAATCGTCCTGCCGACGTGGGAAGCGTGCACGGCTGATTTGCTGGCGCTGTACCAGTCGATCGTCAGGCCTGGCGGCGGGGATGTGCCGCGCCGGACGCCGCTCCTTCAGGAGGCGCCCGATGTCGCCCGTTGA
- a CDS encoding response regulator transcription factor, protein MSVLLISDNPEFGGIWTYALRQRGLEAAHARTGQEAGKRLQEDSYALVIIDIYAQEQDSIALCQQVRPQTTSPLLLLTSRGDEGYVLAAYEAGVDECIVKPLSPSLFLAKIAVWLRHSRTGAGSQETKGPLAFRLDPVRRQVIRADGTLVRLTYLECRVLQLLLTHTNQVLDSGYIIDVVWGYRGDVDGALLKNVVYRLRNKIEPDPHRPTYIQTVPGEGYLFSG, encoded by the coding sequence ATGAGTGTGTTGCTGATCAGTGATAATCCGGAATTCGGGGGAATCTGGACTTATGCGTTGCGCCAGAGGGGACTTGAAGCGGCGCATGCCAGGACAGGACAGGAAGCAGGCAAACGCCTGCAGGAAGATTCATACGCGCTGGTCATTATCGACATTTATGCCCAGGAGCAGGACAGCATCGCGCTCTGCCAGCAGGTACGCCCGCAGACTACCAGCCCGCTGCTGCTGTTGACATCAAGAGGGGATGAGGGGTACGTGCTGGCGGCTTACGAAGCGGGAGTGGACGAATGCATCGTCAAGCCGCTCAGCCCGTCGCTATTCCTGGCCAAGATCGCGGTATGGTTGCGGCACTCCCGGACGGGTGCCGGGAGCCAGGAAACAAAAGGGCCGCTGGCCTTTCGGCTGGACCCGGTGCGGCGGCAGGTCATTCGCGCCGATGGTACCTTGGTCAGGCTAACCTACCTGGAATGCCGGGTGTTGCAGCTATTGCTGACTCATACCAATCAGGTGCTCGATTCCGGGTACATCATCGATGTGGTGTGGGGCTACCGGGGGGATGTAGACGGCGCACTGTTGAAGAATGTGGTGTACCGCCTGCGTAACAAGATTGAGCCAGATCCACACCGTCCCACCTATATTCAGACAGTTCCGGGGGAAGGATACCTGTTCAGCGGTTGA